The following proteins are encoded in a genomic region of Dyadobacter sp. UC 10:
- a CDS encoding SMP-30/gluconolactonase/LRE family protein — MKIAFSFLISALLITQVSLAQKNYPTMGKVIYDDPALEKLISKDARIEVLASGFEWSEGPVWVKEGGFLLFSDVPKNRVYKWDEKAGLSVFLEPSGYTGKGVYSDEPGSNGLIIDSKGRLVSCEHGDRRISAMPLNIGGKVTLAAHFEGKRFNSPNDVAEHTNGSYYFTDPPYGMNKKHADPTREIPQFGVYRIAKDGKITQEIADLTRPNGLAFSPDGKTLYVAQSDPEKAFIMSYPVDASGKIGSGKLLYDATPMLKTGKAGLPDGLKIDKDGNLWSSGPGGMLILTPAGKLLGRIEMNELTSNCAWGNDGSTLYMTVDGYICRIKTQTKGAGW; from the coding sequence TCAGTTTCCTCATTTCTGCACTGTTGATCACCCAGGTTTCCCTGGCCCAGAAAAACTATCCCACGATGGGAAAAGTCATTTATGACGATCCTGCACTGGAGAAACTGATCTCAAAAGATGCCAGGATTGAAGTGCTGGCTTCGGGCTTCGAATGGTCGGAAGGACCGGTTTGGGTGAAAGAAGGCGGCTTTTTGTTGTTTTCTGATGTGCCGAAAAACAGGGTCTATAAATGGGACGAAAAAGCAGGTTTGTCTGTTTTTCTTGAACCTTCCGGCTACACCGGCAAGGGTGTTTACAGTGACGAGCCCGGCAGTAACGGATTGATCATCGATAGCAAAGGGCGGCTGGTTTCCTGCGAGCATGGCGACAGGAGAATATCCGCAATGCCGCTGAATATTGGCGGAAAAGTGACGCTTGCGGCCCACTTCGAAGGAAAGCGTTTCAATAGTCCAAATGACGTCGCGGAACATACAAACGGCAGCTACTATTTCACCGATCCGCCTTATGGAATGAATAAAAAACACGCCGATCCGACGCGTGAAATACCGCAGTTCGGTGTATACCGGATCGCGAAAGATGGTAAGATCACACAGGAAATTGCAGACCTTACCCGCCCCAACGGGCTGGCATTTTCACCCGACGGCAAAACTCTGTACGTAGCCCAATCTGACCCTGAAAAGGCGTTTATTATGTCCTACCCCGTAGATGCTAGCGGCAAAATCGGTTCCGGAAAGCTATTATATGATGCCACGCCTATGCTAAAAACCGGAAAAGCCGGACTGCCGGATGGACTAAAAATTGACAAAGATGGCAACCTTTGGTCATCAGGCCCGGGCGGAATGCTGATCCTGACGCCAGCGGGAAAACTTCTGGGGCGGATTGAAATGAACGAGCTCACCTCCAATTGCGCCTGGGGAAATGACGGGTCCACACTCTATATGACCGTCGATGGGTACATTTGCCGGATCAAAACCCAAACAAAAGGGGCAGGCTGGTAA